The Alkalibacter rhizosphaerae genomic sequence TTCTGCGTCCAGGTCCAACTGGGAAAGCAGGTCCTTTATTGCTTCTGCGCCAATGGACGCCTTAAACTCATTGCCGTATTTCTCCCGGTATTCCCGATACTCCCGCTCACTGAGCAGCTGCTTGGGCGAAAGAGGGGTATTCCCCGGATGGGTTATTACATAGGATGCAAAGTAAATGACCTTTTCCAAAGAACGGGGGGACATTTCCAGCACCAATCCCATTCTGCTTGGTATTCCCTTGAAATACCAGATGTGGGAAACGGGAGCTGCCAATTCGATGTGCCCCATTCTTTCCCGGCGCACTTTCGATCGGGTTACCTCGACGCCGCAATTTTCGCAGACGATCCCCTTGTAGCGTACTCTCTTGTATTTCCCGCAATGACACTCCCAGTCTCGGGTCGGTCCAAATATCTTTTCACAAAACAAGCCTTCCTTTTCCGGCTTGAGGGTTCTATAGTTGATGGTCTCGGGTTTCTTGACCTCTCCTTTTGACCACTCTCGTATCTTTTCTGGTGAAGCCAATCCAATTTTGATCGCTTTGAAATCAAAAAATTCATTCAAGGAGCTTCTCTCCCTTCTCAAATTATTCACACACTACATCCGCAGTTTATTCACCGATCTCGTCGTCCAGATCTCCCATTAAATCATCTATGTCAAAATCATCGTCCAAGTTGTCTTCCAGGTCCTCTTCGTAGAATCCGTCCGGATCTTCCTCATCCAATTCCCTGTTGATGATAGTGACACCAAAGTTCTCCAGTCCGTCGTCGTCAAATGCATCTTCTTCGATCTCCAGAACATCTTCATTCTCACTTAAGACCGCTACATTCAAGGCCAAACTTTGCAGCTCTTTGATCAGTACCTTGAATGACTCCGGCACTCCTGGAGTCGGAATGTTTTCTCCCTTGACAATGGCTTCATAGGCTTTGACCCGTCCCACCACGTCATCGGATTTGACCGTCAAGATCTCCTGCAGGGTGTGTGCCGCACCATATGCTTCCAGGGCCCACACTTCCATCTCCCCAAAACGCTGGCCTCCAAACTGGGCTTTTCCACCCAATGGTTGCTGGGTGACCAGAGAGTAAGGTCCTGTGGATCTGGCATGCATCTTATCATCTACCAAGTGGTGCAATTTCAGTATGTACATATATCCAACAGTAACGTCGTTGTCGAAAGGTTCTCCGGTACGACCGTCGTGAAGGGTTATTTTACCGTTTCGATTGTAATGGGCCTCTTCCAGAATATCCATGATGTCGTCTTCGTTGGCTCCATCAAAAACCGGTGTTGCGATTTTCCATCCCAAGGCCTTTGCGGCCAAACCGAGGTGGACCTCCAGTACCTGTCCGATGTTCATCCTGGATGGTACTCCAAGAGGATTCAAGACGATCTCCACCGGTGTTCCATCGGGAAGAAATGGCATGTCCTCTTCCGGCAAGATCCTGGAAATAACACCCTTGTTTCCGTGACGTCCCGCCATCTTGTCTCCTACGGATATTTTCCGCTTGCTGGCGACGTAGACGCGGACCAGTTGGTTAACACCCGGCTTCAGGTCTTCATCCTTGTTTTCTCTGGAGAATACTTTTACGTCTACAACGATTCCGCTTTCTCCATGAGGAACTTTCAAGGAAGTATCTCGAACTTCTCTTGCTTTTTCACCAAAGATGGCCCGCAACAGCTTCTCTTCCGCCGTCAATTCCGTTTCACCTTTGGGTGTTACTTTTCCAACCAGAATGTCCTCGGAGTTGACCTCCGCACCGATTCGAATGATGCCTCGCTCATCCAGATTCTTCAGTGCATCTTCTCCGACATTTGGAATGTCCCGAGTGATCTCTTCCGGTCCAAGTTTCGTTTCTCTTGCTTCCGATTCGTATTCTTCTATATGTATGGATGTGAAAACATCTTCCTTCACCAGCTTTTCACTGATCAGGATGGCATCCTCATAGTTGTAGCCTTCCCATGTCATAAAGGCGATCAGTATGTTTCGACCCAGTGCGATCTCACCGTCATCTGTAGACGGACCATCGGCAAGGATCTGGCTTTTTTCTACTTTTTCCCCTTTTTCCACAATGGGACGTTGATTGATGCACGTTCCCTGATTGGATCTTCTGAATTTCAACAGGGTGTATTTGTCCAGCTGTTGATCTTCACGTCGAACGGTGATCTCCGTCGCGGAGACTCGCTCCACTACACCGGGATTTTTTGCCAAGACACAAACTCCGGAATCTTTTGCCGCCACATGCTCGATCCCTGTTCCGATAATGGGGGATTCGGGCTTCAACAACGGCACTGCCTGACGCTGCATGTTGGATCCCATCAAGGCTCGGTTGGCGTCGTCGTTTTCCAAAAATGGGATCATGGACGTTGCCACGGAAACGATCTGCTTCGGTGAAATGTCCATATAGTCGACCCGTTCCGGCTCCACGGTTACAAAATCCCGCTTCAGTCCGGCTCGGCCTGTGACCTTGTCTCTCATAAAGCGGTTGTTCTCATCCAATGGCTCGTTGGCTTGGGCGATGGTGTATTTTCCTTCTTCATCCGCTGCAAGATATTCGATCTCGTCGCTGACGATCCCATTGTTTACCAACAAGTAGGGTGCTTCAATAAACCCGTAATCATTGACTCGAGCATAGGTACTCAATGAACCGATCAGACCGATGTTGGGGCCCTCCGGCGTCTCGATGGGGCACATTCTTCCATAATGGGAGTGGTGCACGTCTCGAACTTCAAATCCGGCACGCTCTCTGGAAAGACCGCCTGGTCCCAAGGCAGAAAGACGTCGTTTGTGGGTCAGCTCTGCCAACGGGTTGGTCTGGTCCATAAATTGAGACAGTTGAGAACTGCCAAAAAATTCTTTTACTGCGGCATTGACTGGTCGAATGTTGATCAGTCCCTGAGGCGTCACCGCTTCATTTCCCTGAATGGTCATTCGTTCTTTCACGACACGCTCCATTCGGGACAAACCGATCCGGAATTGATTCTGCAGCAATTCTCCAACGGATCGAAGTCGACGATTCCCCAGGTGGTCGATGTCGTCCACCATGCCCAGATTGTAGTTTAATCCCAGGTTGTAGTTGACGGAAGCAAAGATGTCCTGGATCAATATATGTTTTGGGATCAATTCATCCAAACGCTTGTCGAAATCTTCCTTCATTTCTTCCGGTGTTTTCCCCGACTGGAGGATCTCTTGAAGGACATAGTAATTCACCATTTCCTCCACGACATCCGGATCATAATCGAATGGAAGGTCCTGCTTCTCGATATCGACAAATCCGTTGCCGATCACTTTGAATTCCCGGTCTTCTTCCACGATAACAGTCACTTTGTCGATTCCGGCATTTTGGATCTCCCATGCCGTTTTTTCGTCTACAATGCTGTCGGCCTCTGCGATAAGTTCGCCAGTCAATGGATGGACGATGTTGTCCTTGATTTTTCTTCCAGTGATCCTGCCCGCAAGTGCCAACTTTTTATTGAATTTATAACGGCCGACTCTGGCCAGGTCGTATCTTCTTGGATCAAAAAACATGCTGTTGAGCAGAGATTCCGCACTGTCTACAGTGGGAGGCTCGCCTGGTCGCAGTCGCTTGTATACTTCCAGCAGTCCTTCTTCCCGATTTTCCGTTGCATCTTTTTCCAAAGTGGCAAGAAGTCTCGGGTCTTCTCCAAAATAATCCAGGATCTGGGCTCTGGTTCCCAGACCAAATGCCCGCAACAATACGGTGATCGGCAATTTTCTCGTTCGATCCACCCGTACATGCAAAATATCGTTGGAATCCGACTCATATTCCAGCCATGCCCCACGGTTGGGGATGACTTGGGAAGAATACAAGGGTTTTCCCGTTTTGTCGATGTCCTCGGAAAAATAGGTTCCGGGAGATCGCACCAACTGGCTGACGATGACCCGTTCCGCACCGTTTATGATAAAAGTTCCATTTTCTGTCATCAGCGGAAAGTCCGCCATAAAAACGCTTTGTTCCTTCACTTCTGCCGTTTCTTTGTTGATCAATCGAACCTTGACTTTCAACGACGTTGCATAGGTTGCGTCTCGTTCCTTGCACTCCGCTTCGGAGTACTTCGGCTCTCCATCCAAATTGTAGTCAATAAATTCGAGAATCAAGTTGCCCGTGTAGTCCATAATGGGAGAGATATCGTTAAAAACCTCTTTTAGTCCTTTTTCCAAAAACCACTTGTAAGACCTCTTCTGGATCGCAATCAGATTAGGAATGTCCAAGACTTCATTGATTTTTGAAAAACTCATCCGCGTGTTTTTCCCTAATTGTACAGGATGCACCATCCTCTATTCACCCCTCGCTTAAAAGTAAAAAGCCAAAAGCTAAGTAATCATTATGTATTTAGTTTACTCGCTTTTGGTTGTTTCGTATTAGTATATATTTTTTTATGTCGTGACAAAATCTGCATCAATAACTAGAAAAATATTCTTTTGATGCAATTTACAATGCTATCATAGTTTTCATTTATTGTCAATCAAACTTGCATTATTTTTTCAGTTTTTTATACGCTCCCGTTCTTTTTTACAGCCGAAAGCCTTTCCCGGTTTCGACCATAAAAAAAAGCGGGAAATCCCGCTTTAGCATTACTTGACTTCTACAGAACCGCCAACTTCTTCAACTTTGGCTTTGATGGCTTCTGCTTCTTCTTTCGTAGCAGCTTCCTTGATTGCTTTCGGTGCATTGTCAACCAATTCTTTTGCTTCTTTCAATCCAAGACCAGTCAATTCTCTTACTACTTTGATGACTTTGATCTTTTGATCTCCAGCAGATGCCAGGATCACGTCGAACTCAGTTTGCTCTTCTGCTTCTTCTGCCGCTGCTGCAGCCGGAGCTGCTGCCATAGCTACAGGAGCCGCTGCACTTACACCAAACTCTTCTTCCAAAGCTTTAACCAGTTCGGAAAGCTCCAATACCGTCATGTTCTTTACTTCTTCAATCATTTGCAATACTTTTTCGCTTGCCATTTTTATTTACCCTCCATATTATCTTTCTATTGTTTTAATTTTCAAATCCTTAAGCAGATGCTTCCTTTTGTCCTCTTACCTGATCAAGCGCTCTTGCCAAGCCGCTGATGTTCGCCTGCAATACGCCAACGAAACCTGCGATCGGTGCATTCAAGCCGCCAAGTACTTTTGCAACCAAAACTTCTTTCGGCGGCAACTCGGCCAAATCCTTGATCTCTTCGATACTGATGACTTTTCCGCCCACCAAGCCTCCTTTTACTTCCATGGCTTTGTGTTTCTTGGCGAATTCTGTGATCACTTTTGCTGCAGCAACGGGATCTTCCGTACTGAAGGCCACCGCCGTTGGTCCAACCAGGTAATCAAGCAATCCTTCATTGCCGGTTTCTTTTGCCGCAAATCGCATCATGGTGTTTTTATACACCTTGTAATCAACAGAAGCTTGTCGCGCGATACTTCTGAATTCATTGAGCTCTTCCACGTTCAATCCACGGTAATCCACCAGGATCATACTCTGGGCATTCTCCATTTTCGTTGAGATTTCTTTAACCACATCTTCTTTCAACTCTCTGATCGACACTATGTTCCACCTCCTTCTCCATTTCCTTGGGCGAAAGATAAAAAAACTCTCTTTGCGCCGCGAGGCATACAAAGAGAGTATATTTCATACTAACAGTGTACCACCTCGATAGGATATTAAGCTTTCGCACCTATTGTCTTCGGTTTGGCTTTTATTTTAAATCACATGAATTATAACATCACGCAATCTGCTTGTCAAGATTATTAGACCTTTGCAGGATTGATTTTGATCCCAGGACCCATGGTGCTGGTGATGGTGATGCTTCTAAAGTAGGTTCCCTTGGAAGAAGCAGGTTTCGCTTTCTTGACAGCCTCCAGCAAAACGCTAAGGTTTTCATGAAGTTTGTCGGTTTCGAAGGATCCCTTTCCTACCGGAACGTGAATGATGTTGGTCTTGTCCAGTCGGTACTCGACTTTACCAGCTTTGATATCGGCTACTGCTTTTGCCACATCAAAGGTTACAGTACCGGACTTTGGATTTGGCATCAAGCCTTTAGGTCCAAGGACCCGACCCAATCTTCCTACAACACCCATCATGTCTGGAGTTGCAACAACCACATCAAAATCAAACCAATTTTCTTTTGTGATCTTATCCACCATTTCTTCGGCACCGACGAAATCAGCGCCTGCATTGGTGGCTTCCGTCGCTTTGTCTCCTTTTGCAAAAACCAATACGCGTACGGTTTTTCCAGTTCCATGAGGCAATACGATGGCACCGCGGACTTGTTGGTCTGCATGTCTGGAATCCACACCCAATTTGATATGAGCTTCAATGGTTTCGTCGAACTTTGCTGTGGCGGTTTTCTTAACCGTTTCTACAGCTTCATCCAAATCATACAATCTGGAACGATCGACAAGTTTAAATTTGTCTTGGTAATTCTTTCCTCTTTTCATTTCTTCCTCCTTGTGGTATTAGCGGATTTACCTCCCACTGCGTTTCTTGCTTACTCTTCTACTGTAACTCCCATGCTTCGTGCAGTACCAGCAATCATTCTCATGGCGGATTCTACGGATGAAGCATTCAAATCGGGCATTTTCAGTTCAGCGATCTCTCGTAGCTTCTCCTGGCTGATCTTTGCCACTTTTTGCTTGTTGGGAACGCCGGATCCACTTTCAATGCCAACTGCTTTTTTGATCAATACTGCTGCCGGCGGCGTTTTTGTGATGAAGCTGAAAGTTCGATCTTGATATACCGTAATAACTACCGGGATGATCATACCTGCTTCATTTGCTGTTTTTGCGTTGAACTCCTTGCAAAATCCCATGATGTTCACACCATGCTGACCCAAAGCAGGACCTACTGGTGGAGCTGGTGTCGCTTTGCCGGCAGGTATTTGCAACTTTATCATTCCAATTACTTTTTTAGCCATATTTACACCTCCCTGTGCGTCGTTTCTATTTGTTTATTTTTTTCTGCTGTGCAGATCAAAACTTGGCTACTTGCGTAAACTCCAATTCGGCAGGCGTTTCCCGGCCAAACATGGATATGTTTACTTTCAGTTTTTGTTTCTCGTGATTCACTTCTTCAACAATGCCGGTAAAACCTTCCAACGGTCCTTCCTGCACTTTGACACTGTCTCCTATCTGGATGTCGATCTGAGGCAACTTTTCCTTGATCCCCATGCTCTTCAATTCCGACTTGGTCAAAGCCACCGGTTTGGAAGCAGGACCGACAAAACCGGTCACTCCTCTGGTATTTCGAACCACATACCAGGATTCATCGGTCATGACCATTTTCACCAGGATGTACCCCGGGAATACCTTCTTCTGGCTGATCTTTCGCTTGCCGTTTTTGACCTCTTCCACTTCCTGCATGGGAACATGCACTTCGAATATTTGATTCTGCATGTTTCGGTTTTCGACGGCTGCTTCGATATTCGCCTTTACCTTGTTCTCATAACCGGAATAGGTATGTGCTACATACCATTTCGCTTCTTCATTTTGGTTCATCATCGCTTACCCTCTTTATCATCGTATGATCAGTGCCAACAACCCGCCCAGACCAACGTCAATTACATACACGATCAGCGTCAAAATGAATACGATACCCAATACCACCGAAGTATGCTGGAGCAGTTCTTTCCTGGTAGGCCAAGTTACTTTCTTCAACTCCGACCAAACGCTCTTCAAAAATGTTATGGCTCGCTTGATCAGGCCCGGCTTTTTAACTTTGTCTTTTTTGACCGGTTTGTCTGACTTCACCGGTTTTTCTGCTTTCGCCATTCTTCCACTTCCTTACACTGGAAATACGATTCCTTATTTTGTTTCCTTATGCGTCGTGTGTGTCTTGCAGAACTTGCAGTATTTACTCATTTCAAGTCTTTCTGGGTCATTTTTCTTGTTCTTCATCGTATGATAATTTCTTTGCTTGCAATCCGTACACGCCAACGTTACTTTCACTCTCATGACGACACCTCCTATGCTTAATCAACCACTTACAACTGCCTCTGTTCAAGGCACACGAACCCAATTTTGATTGTACTTATAGAAAATACCACAATTGATAATACGTGTCAACATTATTCCAATAAAAAAAGGCCTCAGCCCAAACAGTCTCAGCCCTACGATTATAACACATACTCGTTCCATTGAAAATCTTTTTTTTAAAAAAAGCATGGAGGCCGGCTGGCTTCCATGCTTTTGAAGTTTTTATTACTCGACGATCTCTGCTACGACACCGGATGCAACGGTTCGTCCACCTTCTCGGATGGCGAAACGCAAGCCTTCTTCGATGGCGATGGGAGTGATCAGTTGGATCTCCATGGCGATGTTGTCGCCAGGCATTACCATCTCCACGCCTTCGCCCAGCTCGATGATGCCGGTCACGTCAGTGGTTCTGAAATAAAACTGCGGTCGGTATCCATTGAAGAAAGGAGTATGTCGTCCACCCTCTTCTTTTGTCAATACGTATACTTCCGACTTGAATTTGGTGTGGGGATTTACAGTTCCCGGCTTGGCTAATACTTGTCCACGCTCGATCTCTGTTCGGTCCACTCCTCGAAGCAACGCTCCGATGTTGTCTCCGGCTACTGCCTGATCCAACAGTTTTCTAAACATCTCTACTCCGGTAACGACTACTTTTCTTCTCGTTTCCGTCATTCCGATGATCTCTACTTCTTCACCGACTTTGATGGTTCCACGCTCTACTCTACCTGTAGCTACGGTTCCTCGTCCTGTGATGGAGAAGACGTCCTCTACCGGCATCAGGAAGGGCTTGTCCGTTGCTCTTTCCGGGTCCGGGATGTACTCGTCTACCTCTTTCATCAGTTCAACGATCTTGTCGCCCCATTCTCCGTCCGGATCTTCCAGTGCGCGAAGGGCACTTCCTACTACGATCGGCGTGTCGTCGCCTGGGAATTCATATTCGTTGAGCAGCTCTCGTACTTCCATTTCCACCAGTTCGATCAACTCGTCGTCGTCGACCATGTCGGCTTTGTTCAGGAATACAACGATGTAAGGTACTCCTACCTGTCTGGACAAGAGGATGTGCTCTCTTGTTTGAGGCATGGGGCCGTCTGCTGCACTTACTACCAGGATGGCTCCGTCCATTTGGGCGGCTCCTGTGATCATGTTCTTTACGTAGTCGGCGTGTCCCGGGCAGTCAACGTGAGCGTAGTGTCTTGCATCTGTCTCGTACTCTACGTGAGAAGTGGAGATGGTGATCCCTCTTTCTCTCTCTTCCGGTGCCTTGTCGATTTTGTCAAATGCTACAGCGGATCCTGTTCCGAATCTTTTGTTCAATACTGTTGTGATCGCTGCCGTCAACGTCGTTTTGCCGTGGTCTACGTGTCCAATGGTTCCAATGTTTACGTGGGTTTTGTTTCTTTCAAATTTTGCTTTTCCCATCTCTTGTTTCCTCCTCACAAATATTTAATGGTGTGCATATGTATGATACACTGTCGTGTCATTTACAAATAATGGAGCCCATAACCGGATTTGAACCGATGACCCCCACCTTACCATGGTGGTGCTCTACCTACTGAGCTATATGGGCTTAAATGGTGGTGGGAGATGGATTCGAACCATCGAAGGCGTTGCCAACAGATTTACAGTCTGCCCCCTTTGGCCACTCGGGAACCCCACCGGATGCTTTGAAGCTGTTTAAAATCGCTATTACATAATACTAAAATAGAATAGGTATGTCAATTGTTTCGAATGTTTTTTGACGAATAATTTCCGCTGATCCTCTTTGCCAATTTTCGCTTGCATCGCTGCAGGGCGTTGTCGATGGCTTTTGGATCTCTTTCCAATGCCTCCCCGATCTGCTGGTAGCTGAGACCTTCCATGTGCAAACAGAGGACATCCCGTTCCAACAGGGTCAATTCAGCCAGAGAGTGCTTTACGTTGACGACGGCTTGCCGGTACATCAGGGCGGATTCCGGTTCCGAAAGCCGGTCTGCCGATAATACATCCCTCAGCATGGTTCCGTCGCCGTCCAGAGGTTTGTAGATGGATACGTAACGATTGAGAGGGCCGTGTTTTTTTCGGGTGGCCCTTTTGATGGCCGTCAGGATCTGACGCCGGATGCAGACCTGACAAAAAGTCCGGAAACTGGCTTTGCGATCCGGCCGGTATACTTCCACCGCTTTTAAAAGACCGATCATTCCCTCCTGATACAGGTCATCCTGGTCCGCCCCTATCAGATGGTAGCCGTTGATGGCAAATCCCACCAAGTGGGAATACCTCCGCAAAACCATGTCTTTGGCTTCATTGTCTCCTTTTGCCGCCAGCTCCAGCAATGCCAGTTCCTCTTTTTCGTGGATCGAATCCTGTTGCTTTGTGCAATCGTACGTTCCTTTCATGTGATCCCGCCTTCGCTTATTTTTTATTGTCTCCAGTAAAATCCAATAAGCGCTGCAAGGTCGCCTGGTCCAGGTGTTGTGCCAGCTTGTTTTTTTCTGCCGACTGCTGCCTGGAAATTTTCTTCATGCTGGAACGGAGTGCAAACTCCACTTCTTTTTCCAACTCTCTGGCGCTGATGCGAATGCCACCAGCCGCCAATATCATCTTTTGCAGCATAAAATCTGATGTTGCCACCGTCACTTCGTGTAACGGGTGCAAATCGTATATGAACTTTTCAATATAGCTGTCTGCCGTTTGATTTTTCCCCGAATAGACCACCTTTATTCCATGGATGTTCTCTTCCCTGGCCATTTCGCTGTTGTTGTAGGCATCAAACACCACCACCACGGTAAGGTTCTTCAACTTTGCGTATCCCTGCATCAGATCCACCAGGGCGTCTCGTGCATCTTCCAAACTGTGGTCCATCAGCCCTTTCAAACGATCCCAGTGGTTGATGATGTTGTAGCCGTCCACCACCAGGAAATGTTTGATCCCTTTCAACTTATCGTTCACCCTTTCGCTGTCGCGCCGCTTCACAAAAGAGAACGCCGGCGGCAACGGATGCATTCAGGGATTCCATGTTTCCGTACATGGGGATGGAGATGGTGAAATCGCAGTTCTCCTTGACCAGCCGTCCGATCCCCTTCCCTTCGCTGCCGATGACGATGGCCAGAGGACCTTTCAGGTTGGTATTGTAATAAGCCTCTCCCGACATGTCGGCTCCGCCGATCCAAAAACCCTTTTCCTTCAGATCCTGAAGGGTCTGGGCCAGGTTGGTGACTTTGCCGATCATCATGTGTTCGGCGGCTCCGGCGGAAGCTTTCACGGCAATGGGGGTCAGATCCACGGAACGGTTTTTGGTGATGATGATGCCGTGGACGCCGCAGGCATCTGCACTTCGTATGATGGCGCCGAAATTGTGGGGATCCGTCAGCTGGTCCAGGACCACTATAAATGGGTCCTCTCCCAGATCTTTGGCCTTCTGTATCATTTGTTCCGGCTCATAATAGGAGAAGTTGGTGGCAACAGCGATGATGCCCTGATGATTTCCTGTTTTGGTGGAATAGTCCAGCTTTTTCCGGTCCACCATCTGGATCTTGATGTTGCGCTCCTTGGCCAGATCGAAGATCTCTGTATTCCCGGTTTCCCTGCGTCCTTTTGCCACCATGATCTTTTCGATGGTCACATCGGAACGGAGTGCTTCCAGGACGGGATTCTTTCCTTCGATCTGCCGGACGTCCCGGGGAGGTCTTTCCGGTTTGTCTGTTTTCTCCGGAAGGTCTGTACTTTTGTCTTTTCCCCGTCGAAGATCTTTGCCTTGCTCTTTTGCATTTTTATCGTTTCGTTTTGCTTTCATCGGTCTCTTCCTTATAGGTTCTTGAATTTTTCGCGTATTTCGGTGATTTTCCCGCAAGTCATGGGTCCTTCCGGACAAGGTCCGTTGGCGCAGCTTGGTCCCGCATGCTTGAAGATCAATGGGGCTTCTTCCCGGACCAGTCGAAGCATCTGGGTGGCCAGTTCCCGAATTTCCCACTGGGCCCGTTCACAGCACCGGTGATGGAAGAAATGAAGCAACTCCCTGGCGTTCATGGTGGCAATGATCTTGGTCTCGCAGGCATTGGGCAACACATATCGTGCATCCTCGATGGCCGTTTTTTCCGCCTTGCCTTTGGCCGCCTTTTCGCTGTCTCCGGCCTCCAAATATTCCCGAAGTCGGGCTTCCCTCAATTTTTCCACCAGTTGATCGTAGATCTCCTGGTCTTTTTCCATGGCCTTTACAAACAACTCTTTGGCTTCCGGTATCTCTGCGATCTGAGGCGGAACCACATACTCAAACTGGTTCTCTGTGACGTATCTTTGGGATTTTTGGGAGTAGCTGGCTACTCGGTGGCGCACCAGTTGGTGGGTCAGGCTGCGGGAGACTCCTTCGATGCCAAAAGTAAAGGATACGTGCTCTATGGGGGATTCATGTCCCATGTCCATCAATTTGGACAAAAAATTGTTGACGGTTTTTTCATCCAACCCTTCCATCAGTTTTTCGATCCCGCTGGGCGAATAGCACAGCTTGGCAGCGGCGGAGATCAATTTCTCCGGCTCCGGGGTGTGGGCCAAAATTTCCACTTTCAATGTTGTTTCCATCTGCGATTCCTCCATCCATGTATTTTTCGATCCATTGCTTCATCTATACCCTGGGAAAGTACTGGTAAAAGTAGGCAAGCACATTTCCGTTGTATAACTTTCGGTTTCTTTTTGCCTTCATGCCGAAATGCCGCTCAAATTCCAGATGTCCCGTTAAAACGTGGAGGGAATGGTCTTTCAACTTTTTATACGCCTTTCCCACATCCCGATAGAGTTCTTCCACTTCCCGCTTGCCCATCAGCCGCTCTCCATAGGGCGGATTCATGATGATGGTCCCTTTCCCCTGCAGGGTCCCCAGTTGCCTGGCATCCCGTTTCTCAAATCGGATCAGGTGATCCACTCCCGCCAGGCGGGCGTTTTCCCTGGCTATGGCCAAAGATGCTTCGTCAATGTCCCAACCGGTGATCTTCACGCCTTCCACCTGCTCAGGAGTGTAGTTTTTCTCCACCTGGAATGCAGATCGAAAAGACTCGTTCCAGGTTTCACTGACAAAGGTCCGATGGCGGCCGGGTTTATCCTCCATGGCCAGCAGGGCCGCTTCGATAAGGATGGTCCCCGACCCGCAAAAGGGATCCAGAAGGGGGATGTCTTTTCTCCATCCGGACAAGAGTACCATGGCTGCTGCCAGGGTCTCTTTCAGGGGGGCTTCGTTCCCCTTTGCCCGGTAACCCCGCTTGTTCAATCCACTTCCGCTGGTATCCAGGAACAAGGTCACCTGGTCTTTCAGGATGTGGACATGGATGGGCACCATGTTTTCCGTTTCATCGAACCAGTCGATGCGGTATTTGGATTGGAGTCGGTCCACCACCGCTTTTTTTACGATCCTCTGGCAGTCGGATTTGCTGAAAAGGGCCGACTTGACGGAGGTGGCCTTGGCTACGGGGAAGGCGTCCTTCTTTCCGATCCACTCTTCCCAAGGCAGGGCTTTTGTTTTTTCAAATAGCTCGTCAAAGGTGACGGCTTCAAAGGTGCCCACCACCAGCAAGACCCGGTCGGCGGTGCGAAGACCTACGTTAGCCCTGGCCACGTCGGCCTGGGTCCCCGTAAAATACACCTTCCCGTTGTCCGCCTTGGCGTCCTGGTACCCCATCCGAAACAGTTCCTTTTTCAGTATGCCTTCCAGGCCAAAGGTACAGGCTGCCGCGATCTGAAATTTACGATCCATTGGGTCCACCTAAAGTCTGTACTTCTTCATCCCTGCCAAAGATCCACAAGTGGGTGAATCCGGCTTCTTCCAGCTGGCCGATCTGTTTGCCCAATTTCTTTTTCGCTTTCATGACGGATACGGCAAAGCCGCCTTCTCGAAGTTGGTCCGCCTTCTCCACGACCCGGGCCACAGGATCCGTTTCATCGTAGAGCAATGCCAGACGCTGCAAGGCATCGGACCGGGACCGGCCTTCCTCCTGCAAAATGGTGACGATCCGTT encodes the following:
- the rplA gene encoding 50S ribosomal protein L1, with the protein product MKRGKNYQDKFKLVDRSRLYDLDEAVETVKKTATAKFDETIEAHIKLGVDSRHADQQVRGAIVLPHGTGKTVRVLVFAKGDKATEATNAGADFVGAEEMVDKITKENWFDFDVVVATPDMMGVVGRLGRVLGPKGLMPNPKSGTVTFDVAKAVADIKAGKVEYRLDKTNIIHVPVGKGSFETDKLHENLSVLLEAVKKAKPASSKGTYFRSITITSTMGPGIKINPAKV
- the rplJ gene encoding 50S ribosomal protein L10; translation: MSIRELKEDVVKEISTKMENAQSMILVDYRGLNVEELNEFRSIARQASVDYKVYKNTMMRFAAKETGNEGLLDYLVGPTAVAFSTEDPVAAAKVITEFAKKHKAMEVKGGLVGGKVISIEEIKDLAELPPKEVLVAKVLGGLNAPIAGFVGVLQANISGLARALDQVRGQKEASA
- the rplL gene encoding 50S ribosomal protein L7/L12, whose product is MASEKVLQMIEEVKNMTVLELSELVKALEEEFGVSAAAPVAMAAAPAAAAAEEAEEQTEFDVILASAGDQKIKVIKVVRELTGLGLKEAKELVDNAPKAIKEAATKEEAEAIKAKVEEVGGSVEVK
- the rpoB gene encoding DNA-directed RNA polymerase subunit beta, with protein sequence MVHPVQLGKNTRMSFSKINEVLDIPNLIAIQKRSYKWFLEKGLKEVFNDISPIMDYTGNLILEFIDYNLDGEPKYSEAECKERDATYATSLKVKVRLINKETAEVKEQSVFMADFPLMTENGTFIINGAERVIVSQLVRSPGTYFSEDIDKTGKPLYSSQVIPNRGAWLEYESDSNDILHVRVDRTRKLPITVLLRAFGLGTRAQILDYFGEDPRLLATLEKDATENREEGLLEVYKRLRPGEPPTVDSAESLLNSMFFDPRRYDLARVGRYKFNKKLALAGRITGRKIKDNIVHPLTGELIAEADSIVDEKTAWEIQNAGIDKVTVIVEEDREFKVIGNGFVDIEKQDLPFDYDPDVVEEMVNYYVLQEILQSGKTPEEMKEDFDKRLDELIPKHILIQDIFASVNYNLGLNYNLGMVDDIDHLGNRRLRSVGELLQNQFRIGLSRMERVVKERMTIQGNEAVTPQGLINIRPVNAAVKEFFGSSQLSQFMDQTNPLAELTHKRRLSALGPGGLSRERAGFEVRDVHHSHYGRMCPIETPEGPNIGLIGSLSTYARVNDYGFIEAPYLLVNNGIVSDEIEYLAADEEGKYTIAQANEPLDENNRFMRDKVTGRAGLKRDFVTVEPERVDYMDISPKQIVSVATSMIPFLENDDANRALMGSNMQRQAVPLLKPESPIIGTGIEHVAAKDSGVCVLAKNPGVVERVSATEITVRREDQQLDKYTLLKFRRSNQGTCINQRPIVEKGEKVEKSQILADGPSTDDGEIALGRNILIAFMTWEGYNYEDAILISEKLVKEDVFTSIHIEEYESEARETKLGPEEITRDIPNVGEDALKNLDERGIIRIGAEVNSEDILVGKVTPKGETELTAEEKLLRAIFGEKAREVRDTSLKVPHGESGIVVDVKVFSRENKDEDLKPGVNQLVRVYVASKRKISVGDKMAGRHGNKGVISRILPEEDMPFLPDGTPVEIVLNPLGVPSRMNIGQVLEVHLGLAAKALGWKIATPVFDGANEDDIMDILEEAHYNRNGKITLHDGRTGEPFDNDVTVGYMYILKLHHLVDDKMHARSTGPYSLVTQQPLGGKAQFGGQRFGEMEVWALEAYGAAHTLQEILTVKSDDVVGRVKAYEAIVKGENIPTPGVPESFKVLIKELQSLALNVAVLSENEDVLEIEEDAFDDDGLENFGVTIINRELDEEDPDGFYEEDLEDNLDDDFDIDDLMGDLDDEIGE
- the rplK gene encoding 50S ribosomal protein L11, with amino-acid sequence MAKKVIGMIKLQIPAGKATPAPPVGPALGQHGVNIMGFCKEFNAKTANEAGMIIPVVITVYQDRTFSFITKTPPAAVLIKKAVGIESGSGVPNKQKVAKISQEKLREIAELKMPDLNASSVESAMRMIAGTARSMGVTVEE